One window of Acidobacteriota bacterium genomic DNA carries:
- a CDS encoding YciI family protein, whose translation MAQFMLILHDRPADFSDVSAEEIQSIVGEYVAWRQRLEGQGRLIGGEKLADEGGRQLSLVDGGVRVTDGPYSEAKEIVGGYFTIAAEDYDEAVELCRDCPHLKYGERIELRRIDDVHG comes from the coding sequence ATGGCTCAGTTCATGCTGATTTTGCACGACCGCCCCGCCGACTTCAGTGATGTTTCCGCCGAGGAGATTCAGAGCATCGTGGGAGAGTACGTCGCCTGGCGCCAGCGCCTCGAGGGCCAGGGACGCCTGATCGGGGGCGAGAAGCTCGCCGACGAGGGCGGTCGGCAGCTTTCCCTGGTGGACGGCGGCGTGCGGGTGACGGACGGCCCCTACAGTGAGGCGAAGGAGATCGTCGGGGGCTACTTCACCATCGCCGCCGAGGACTATGACGAGGCCGTCGAGCTGTGCCGTGATTGCCCGCACCTGAAGTACGGCGAGCGCATCGAGCTGCGCCGCATCGATGACGTTCACGGCTGA
- a CDS encoding sigma-70 family RNA polymerase sigma factor codes for MTDSSGRTPGSQAAVGESIDHLFRHQAGEMVAVLTRIFGLRHLDLVEDMVQEALLQALRLWPFRGMPDNPSAWIIQVAKNRALEVLRRRGRWREEGPRIEALLTRLPDDGESPPPAFAREVRDDQLRMILACCHPLLKRDDQVALTLKTVGGFSVGEIARALLTRRATIAQRLVRAKRRLRDAGVELAMPESADLIARLEVVHEIVYLMFNEGWDAAEGESLVRRDLLAEGLRLSALLAAHPLTSLPSTYALAALLRFQAARLSTRVDGAGDLLLMADQNRSCWDRSLIAEALDYLLRAARGSELTPYHYQAEIAACHATAETYDSTDWGRILSCYDGLMRSAPSPVVALNRLVALAQAKTPQEALEQGTEVFSDAALATYLPAWATRGDLAARCGLRDEAETAFRQALALSPSPAVRRHLEKRIARLRASAESTDSVSGSG; via the coding sequence ATGACTGACTCGTCCGGACGGACTCCCGGCTCGCAGGCTGCCGTCGGAGAGTCGATCGACCATCTCTTCCGTCACCAGGCGGGGGAGATGGTCGCCGTTCTGACGCGCATCTTCGGGCTGCGCCATCTCGATCTGGTCGAGGACATGGTGCAGGAGGCGCTACTCCAGGCCCTGCGCCTCTGGCCCTTTCGGGGAATGCCCGACAATCCCAGCGCCTGGATCATCCAGGTGGCCAAGAACCGGGCTCTCGAGGTGCTGCGGCGGCGCGGCCGATGGCGCGAGGAAGGACCGCGCATCGAGGCCCTGCTGACGCGTCTACCGGATGATGGTGAATCGCCGCCGCCGGCCTTCGCCCGGGAGGTGCGGGACGATCAGCTGCGCATGATCCTGGCCTGTTGCCATCCGCTGCTCAAGCGTGACGATCAGGTGGCCTTGACCTTGAAGACGGTGGGAGGCTTCTCGGTGGGGGAGATCGCTCGCGCCCTGCTGACCCGCCGCGCGACCATCGCGCAACGTCTGGTGCGCGCCAAACGCCGTCTGCGCGATGCTGGTGTCGAGCTCGCGATGCCCGAGTCGGCGGATCTGATCGCGCGCCTCGAGGTGGTTCACGAGATCGTCTACCTGATGTTCAACGAAGGGTGGGACGCGGCCGAAGGCGAGTCCCTGGTGCGCCGTGATCTGCTCGCAGAGGGTCTGCGCCTGAGTGCTTTGTTGGCCGCCCATCCCCTGACCTCGCTGCCGTCCACCTATGCCCTCGCGGCGCTGTTGAGGTTCCAGGCGGCCCGCCTGTCGACCCGCGTCGACGGTGCCGGTGATCTTCTCCTGATGGCAGATCAAAACCGCTCGTGCTGGGACCGCTCCTTGATCGCCGAGGCCCTGGACTATCTGCTGCGCGCGGCTCGCGGAAGCGAGCTCACGCCCTATCACTATCAGGCCGAGATCGCGGCCTGTCACGCCACGGCGGAAACCTATGACTCCACCGATTGGGGCCGTATCTTGAGCTGCTACGACGGGTTGATGCGCTCTGCGCCGTCACCGGTCGTGGCGCTCAACCGGCTGGTGGCCCTCGCCCAGGCGAAGACGCCGCAGGAGGCTTTGGAGCAGGGGACCGAGGTGTTCTCCGATGCCGCCCTGGCGACCTACCTCCCGGCCTGGGCCACTCGTGGCGATCTGGCCGCGCGATGCGGCCTGCGGGACGAGGCCGAGACGGCTTTTCGGCAAGCCCTCGCCCTCAGTCCGAGCCCGGCCGTCCGTCGCCATCTCGAGAAACGTATCGCCCGGCTCCGGGCCTCTGCGGAATCGACCGATTCAGTGAGCGGGTCCGGCTAG
- a CDS encoding alkaline phosphatase, translating into MRTAPTRLWIMALVLLVPGLFACGGAGTDSGERPTAVVMIIGDGLGPAQIAYARRQALEVGERFAFESLPVIGMVSTYSASNAVTDSAAAATAFASGVKAVNGQLGIDPDGNHLKTISEQARENGWKIGYVTNTAITHATPAGFYAHVENRYLDADQIAVDLLEQAPDLALGGGFRDFVSPVDFGRRKDGRNLLDEAREQGYTVWNYDSDLGQRPPERLLGLFAGNHLGFELDRERLPESLRTPPLDQLASIALEALGRDGQSFFLLLEGGRIDHAGHDFDAAGVAAQVEAFDRAVQVVLDYQKEHPDTLILLTADHATGGLAVNDFVDWAAAERQQASIEWTVSSLQDAEDPAPAQDVRDWMGYEDLPEETLEEIRVIGDKYEAARALGNLLAERHGVTWVPKIDSFNTAGHTGDDVPLYAGGPGAESFSGALDNTEIPQRLGALLGWGAPNG; encoded by the coding sequence ATGCGCACTGCACCCACTCGCCTTTGGATCATGGCACTCGTTCTGCTCGTCCCCGGCCTTTTCGCCTGCGGCGGCGCCGGGACCGATTCCGGCGAGCGACCCACCGCCGTCGTGATGATCATCGGCGATGGCCTGGGCCCCGCCCAGATCGCCTATGCCCGGCGGCAAGCCCTCGAGGTCGGTGAGCGCTTCGCCTTCGAATCGCTGCCGGTCATCGGTATGGTCTCGACCTACTCGGCCTCGAACGCCGTCACCGACAGCGCCGCCGCCGCCACCGCTTTCGCTTCCGGCGTCAAGGCGGTCAACGGCCAGCTCGGCATCGATCCCGACGGCAACCACCTGAAGACGATCAGCGAGCAAGCGCGCGAAAACGGTTGGAAGATCGGCTACGTCACCAACACGGCGATCACCCACGCCACGCCGGCCGGTTTCTACGCCCACGTCGAAAACCGCTATCTCGACGCCGACCAGATCGCCGTCGACCTTCTCGAGCAGGCTCCGGATCTGGCCCTCGGGGGTGGCTTCCGAGACTTCGTGTCGCCGGTCGACTTCGGTCGTCGCAAGGACGGCCGCAACCTGCTCGACGAGGCTCGCGAGCAGGGCTACACGGTTTGGAACTACGACTCCGACCTCGGCCAGCGGCCACCGGAGCGCCTCCTCGGCCTGTTCGCGGGCAATCACCTCGGTTTCGAGCTCGACCGCGAACGCCTGCCGGAGAGCCTGCGCACGCCGCCCCTCGATCAGCTCGCGAGCATCGCCCTCGAGGCCCTCGGCCGCGATGGCCAGTCCTTCTTCCTGCTGCTCGAAGGTGGCCGCATCGACCACGCCGGTCACGACTTCGACGCCGCCGGCGTCGCCGCCCAGGTCGAGGCCTTCGATCGCGCCGTGCAGGTGGTCCTCGACTACCAGAAAGAGCACCCCGACACGCTGATTCTGCTCACCGCTGACCACGCCACCGGCGGCCTCGCCGTCAACGACTTCGTCGATTGGGCAGCGGCCGAACGCCAGCAGGCTTCGATCGAGTGGACGGTCTCCTCACTCCAGGACGCCGAGGATCCGGCGCCGGCGCAGGACGTCCGCGATTGGATGGGCTACGAAGACCTGCCGGAAGAGACTCTCGAAGAAATCCGCGTCATCGGCGACAAGTATGAGGCCGCTCGCGCCCTCGGCAACTTGCTCGCCGAGCGCCATGGCGTCACCTGGGTGCCGAAAATCGACAGCTTCAACACCGCCGGACACACCGGCGACGACGTTCCCCTCTACGCCGGCGGCCCCGGCGCCGAGAGCTTCAGTGGCGCCCTCGACAACACCGAGATCCCGCAACGCCTTGGGGCGTTGCTCGGCTGGGGCGCTCCGAACGGCTGA
- a CDS encoding IPTL-CTERM sorting domain-containing protein, with product MIEIVEEKGAAAEVSSRRWRARGLSFGAALLTIACGLVPAAAASPGVFFEVNGGQLDPQVLLSARGPGYGAHLLADGIVLDAHGPAAPIAFKWGRAETVQPRGSLPGRSHYLLADRHVTGLVHFREVLYRRIRPGVDVRLHGSPGALRYDFELAAGVSPEGVRMAVEGASKVELAPDGSLVVSSAAGGRYRQAPPIAFQQVAGERRVVPSSYVLEYLEGAVEVGFRVASFDPSLPLVIDPTVLVFASFLGGTGVDVPVRVKFDADGDLYLVGTTDSPDFPVVGAAQPATGGGRDAFVSKLASDGGTVLWSTYLGGSGDEFGIDVAIDQAENVYVVGQTDSPDLPVTLGAFDGACGSDGACDGGQPDAFFAKLAAAGDRFVYLSFLGDDRWDRANGVAVAPNESLYVTGFTESPAFPVPAGAFQPALAGRQDAFLIHLDDTGRNLVAGTFLGGSDDEAASTVALSPSGEITLAGATFSDDFPLAGSPAPFQSVRRGIASDAWVARLEANASALVYSTYLGGTELEFVLDVDLDAAGNAWVGGYTQSDDFPVQAAGGQAVPFQPRLGGGRDGFFAALEPSGAALQVASYFGGVLTDEILSLTLLPEGGLAVAGSTASPDLAVRDAFQDRLIRGRDGFVALLRQEATELAFGTYFGGEGDDFINGVEQLPAGDFVFAGSTDEGLAFPIARPFQPTFGGGVDGFVARLRYQPPAVEIPTLSRWGLLVLALLCAVAARRWL from the coding sequence ATGATCGAGATCGTAGAGGAGAAGGGCGCGGCGGCGGAAGTTTCGAGTCGCCGATGGAGGGCTCGCGGGCTGAGCTTTGGGGCAGCACTTCTGACCATCGCTTGTGGCTTGGTGCCGGCCGCTGCCGCCTCGCCGGGGGTGTTCTTCGAGGTCAATGGCGGGCAGCTCGATCCGCAGGTTCTGCTGTCGGCTCGGGGACCGGGCTATGGTGCCCATCTGCTGGCCGACGGAATCGTCCTCGACGCCCACGGGCCGGCGGCGCCGATCGCCTTCAAGTGGGGAAGGGCGGAGACGGTGCAGCCCCGGGGAAGCCTGCCGGGGCGCAGCCACTACTTGCTGGCAGACCGCCATGTCACCGGCCTCGTGCATTTCCGAGAGGTGCTCTATCGGCGGATTCGGCCAGGGGTCGATGTGCGGCTGCACGGCTCGCCGGGCGCTCTGCGCTATGACTTCGAGCTCGCCGCCGGCGTCTCGCCGGAGGGGGTTCGAATGGCCGTCGAGGGTGCTTCCAAGGTCGAGCTGGCGCCGGATGGCTCCCTGGTCGTGTCGTCGGCGGCCGGTGGCCGCTACCGGCAGGCACCGCCGATCGCCTTCCAGCAGGTGGCGGGAGAGCGCCGGGTGGTGCCCAGCTCCTACGTCCTCGAGTATCTCGAGGGCGCGGTCGAGGTCGGTTTCCGGGTGGCTTCCTTCGATCCCTCGCTGCCGCTCGTGATCGACCCCACGGTGTTGGTTTTCGCGAGCTTTCTCGGCGGTACCGGCGTCGATGTGCCGGTGCGGGTGAAGTTCGACGCGGACGGCGACCTCTATCTGGTCGGGACGACCGATTCGCCGGACTTCCCGGTCGTCGGGGCGGCGCAGCCGGCCACCGGCGGCGGTCGCGATGCCTTCGTCAGCAAGCTCGCTTCCGATGGCGGAACGGTTCTCTGGTCGACCTACCTCGGCGGCAGCGGCGACGAGTTCGGGATCGACGTCGCGATCGATCAGGCCGAGAATGTCTACGTCGTCGGGCAGACCGATTCGCCGGACCTGCCGGTCACCCTCGGGGCTTTCGATGGCGCCTGCGGCTCTGACGGGGCCTGCGATGGCGGTCAGCCGGACGCCTTCTTCGCCAAGCTCGCTGCCGCCGGCGACCGCTTCGTCTACCTGAGCTTCCTCGGCGACGATCGCTGGGACCGGGCCAATGGCGTCGCGGTGGCGCCGAACGAGTCCCTTTATGTCACCGGGTTCACCGAGTCGCCGGCATTTCCGGTCCCGGCAGGGGCGTTCCAGCCGGCGTTGGCTGGCCGCCAGGACGCTTTCCTGATCCACCTCGACGACACCGGCAGGAACTTGGTGGCCGGCACTTTCCTGGGAGGAAGCGACGACGAGGCCGCGAGCACCGTCGCGCTTTCACCGAGCGGTGAGATCACCCTGGCGGGAGCCACCTTCTCGGACGATTTTCCCTTGGCCGGTAGTCCCGCACCCTTCCAGAGCGTGCGCCGCGGCATCGCCTCCGATGCCTGGGTGGCTCGCCTCGAGGCCAATGCTTCGGCCCTGGTGTACTCGACCTACCTGGGAGGAACGGAGCTCGAGTTCGTGCTCGACGTCGACCTCGATGCGGCGGGCAATGCTTGGGTGGGGGGCTACACCCAATCGGACGACTTTCCGGTGCAGGCGGCCGGGGGGCAGGCGGTGCCCTTTCAGCCGCGGCTCGGAGGCGGCCGTGATGGCTTCTTCGCTGCCCTCGAGCCGAGCGGCGCGGCGCTCCAGGTGGCGAGCTACTTCGGGGGCGTCTTGACCGATGAGATCTTGTCGCTGACCCTCCTGCCGGAGGGCGGCCTCGCCGTTGCCGGCTCGACCGCCTCCCCGGATCTGGCGGTGCGCGATGCCTTTCAGGATCGTCTGATCCGGGGCCGCGACGGCTTTGTGGCGCTGCTGCGCCAGGAAGCCACGGAGCTCGCCTTCGGGACCTACTTCGGAGGTGAAGGGGACGACTTCATCAACGGCGTCGAGCAGCTACCGGCCGGTGACTTCGTGTTCGCCGGGTCGACCGACGAGGGGCTGGCCTTTCCGATCGCGCGCCCCTTCCAGCCGACCTTCGGCGGGGGCGTCGACGGCTTCGTGGCGCGGCTGCGCTATCAGCCGCCGGCGGTCGAGATCCCGACCCTGTCGAGGTGGGGGCTGTTGGTTTTGGCGCTGCTCTGCGCCGTCGCGGCTCGCCGCTGGTTGTGA
- a CDS encoding OsmC family protein, translating to MAVEISGEYAGNLKVNMTHGPSGTSLTTAAPVDNQGDGSSFSPTDLVAAALGSCMVTLIAIAAERDGIDCAGLGFSLEKHMSLAPRRVESVPIRIRMPAGLNGKQRTFLERAAMTCPVQRTLRPDFERPVIFDYGS from the coding sequence ATGGCGGTCGAGATCAGCGGAGAATACGCCGGCAACCTGAAGGTCAACATGACTCACGGTCCTTCCGGCACCAGCCTGACCACGGCGGCGCCGGTCGACAATCAAGGCGATGGCAGCTCCTTCTCTCCCACCGACCTGGTGGCGGCGGCCCTCGGCAGCTGCATGGTGACCTTGATCGCCATCGCCGCCGAGCGCGACGGCATCGACTGCGCCGGCTTGGGCTTCAGCCTCGAGAAGCACATGAGTCTGGCGCCGCGGCGGGTCGAGTCGGTGCCGATCCGGATCCGCATGCCGGCCGGCCTCAACGGCAAGCAGCGCACCTTCCTCGAGCGCGCCGCCATGACCTGCCCGGTGCAGCGCACCCTGCGGCCCGACTTCGAGCGGCCGGTGATCTTCGACTACGGCAGCTGA